The following DNA comes from Cedecea neteri.
CTGCGCGGCGTTCAGGCGCGTGATTCAACCCTTCCAGCGGCAGCACCGGGAACAGCTGATCGATCCCCCATGCGTCCGGCATCGACTGGAACAGCGAGAAGTTGACGTACATTTTGTCCGCCATGCGCTCCTGCAGTTCGTCGATAATTGGACGGTGCGCGCGGTTGCTTGGATCAAGCTGCTTCTGAACGTCGTGGCACATGTTCAGGTAAAGCTGTTCTGCCCAGGCACGTTCCTGCAGGCTATACGCCCCGGAGGAGTAGCCGACGTGGATATCGTGCAGGTCCATCTGGCTGTCGTGCAGCCATTCACGCAGCGAGCGGCGAGTCCCCGGCTGATGCATCTCTTCCCAGGTTTCCCACATGCTTTGCAGCGCGCGAGGAGCGTCATCCTCAGGCGGAGTCGCTTCGGTATATTCGTTACGCTCAACGCCGATAATATTGGAAACCAGCACCGTGTGGTGCGCGGTCACGGCGCGGCCAGACTCGGTGATCACCGTCGGGTGCGGCAGGCCATTTTCTTCACAGGCATCGCCAATCGCCCAAATGATGTTGTTCGCGTATTCATTCAAGCCGTAGTTAACGGAGCAGTCGGACTGGGAACGCGTCCCTTCGTAGTCCACGCCCAGGCCACCGCCCACGTCGAAGCACTGGATGTTCACGCCCAGCTTATGCAGCTCAACGTAGAAGCGCGCGGACTCACGAACGCCTGTGGCGATATCGCGAATGTTCGCCATCTGCGACCCCAGGTGGAAGTGCAGAAGCTGAATGCTGTCCAGGCGGCCGCGTTCACGCAGAATTTCGACCAGTTGCAGAACCTGGTTTGCCGCCAGGCCGAACTTGGATTTCTCACCGCCGGAGGACTGCCATTTGCCAGAACCCTGAGAGGCCAGACGGGCGCGAACGCCCAGGCGAGGAATCACGTTCAGTCGTTCGGCTTCTTCCAGCACGATGCCGATCTCGGACATCTTCTCAATAACGAGGTAGACCTTATGGCCCATCTTCTCGCCGATCAGCGCCAGGCGGATGTATTCGCGGTCTTTATAGCCGTTACAGACGATAACAGACCGGGTCATGCCCGCGTGCGCCAGCACGGCCATCAGCTCGGCTTTAGAGCCTGCTTCCAGGCCCAGCGGTTCACCGGAATGAATCAGCGACTCAATCACGCGGCGGTGCTGGTTAACTTTGATCGGGTAAACCAGGAAATAGTCGCCGTTGTAGCCGTAGGATTCGCGCGCACGCTTAAAGGCGGCGTTAATAGAACGCAGGCGATGCTGCAGGATCTGCGGGAAGCAGAACAGCGCAGGCAGGCGCTGGCCCTGAGCTT
Coding sequences within:
- the speA gene encoding biosynthetic arginine decarboxylase — protein: MTDKITSVSGSSVGEQDVHRSIQEVAMSSEEASKMLRTYNIAWWGNNYYDVNELGHISVCPDPDVPEARVDLAELVKAREAQGQRLPALFCFPQILQHRLRSINAAFKRARESYGYNGDYFLVYPIKVNQHRRVIESLIHSGEPLGLEAGSKAELMAVLAHAGMTRSVIVCNGYKDREYIRLALIGEKMGHKVYLVIEKMSEIGIVLEEAERLNVIPRLGVRARLASQGSGKWQSSGGEKSKFGLAANQVLQLVEILRERGRLDSIQLLHFHLGSQMANIRDIATGVRESARFYVELHKLGVNIQCFDVGGGLGVDYEGTRSQSDCSVNYGLNEYANNIIWAIGDACEENGLPHPTVITESGRAVTAHHTVLVSNIIGVERNEYTEATPPEDDAPRALQSMWETWEEMHQPGTRRSLREWLHDSQMDLHDIHVGYSSGAYSLQERAWAEQLYLNMCHDVQKQLDPSNRAHRPIIDELQERMADKMYVNFSLFQSMPDAWGIDQLFPVLPLEGLNHAPERRAVLLDITCDSDGAIDHYIDGDGIATTMPMPEYDPENPPMLGFFMVGAYQEILGNMHNLFGDTEAVDVFVFPDGSVEVELSDEGDTVADMLQYVQLDPNKLLTQFRDQVKNTGLDDALQQQFLEEFEAGLYGYTYLEDE